The genome window GCCAATTGAAACAGCGCGGACGAGTTGGTCTGCTCCCCCTGCACCAGAGAAAACACCCCCAGCGGTGTCCATTCGTCTCCGGCTGCGGGCTGATCGGCAGGCTGTGGCTCGTTTGCCGGCGATTGCGCCAAATCCGACGCTTGTTGATAATACTCGTCGGCCGTGGCGATCGGCTGTCCGTTATCGAGCACCTGATCGTCTTGATAAACGATCGTGTTGCCATAGTCGTAATAAATCGGCGCCGCGCCGCCCCAACCAAACCAGGTCCCCAGCGCGGGCCAGGTGGCCCAGCGCCAACAATACCCAGATCGCCAACCCGCCGCGTACCAGGCCCCCGGATTCCGCGTGTACCAATCGCGATTGTAAAAATTGAACTGATTGAAATCGCGCCGCACCTGATCACCACGCTGACCGGCCCAGCCAGGCTCCAGCGGCCGTGTGCGGTTGCCGCGCGCCATGTAATCCGCCGGCCGATCGAGTGGCCGGCCAACGCCAAAGTCGGTCGGCAGATTGCGGTGTTCCAGCGCGCCGCGGCCGGCGTTCCGATCACCCGGTCGGCTCCCACCGAACTCGCCCGGTTGCATGTGGTAGGGTTCGAAGCCACCCGGTCGATAGCCTCCCCCTTCGAACGACGGTGGCCGAAATCCCCCCGCTTCGACCCCAAATCCTCCCGGTCGACCCGCTTCAAAGCCGCCGGGCCGTCCTCCCTCAAATCCGCCGTAACCTCCCGGCCGCCCCCCCGCGCCGCCAACACCACCCCCGCCATACCCGCCGGCACTGCCGCCTCCGTAGCCACCGCCACACCC of Pirellulales bacterium contains these proteins:
- a CDS encoding protocadherin, which encodes GCGGGYGGGSAGGYGGGGVGGAGGRPGGYGGFEGGRPGGFEAGRPGGFGVEAGGFRPPSFEGGGYRPGGFEPYHMQPGEFGGSRPGDRNAGRGALEHRNLPTDFGVGRPLDRPADYMARGNRTRPLEPGWAGQRGDQVRRDFNQFNFYNRDWYTRNPGAWYAAGWRSGYCWRWATWPALGTWFGWGGAAPIYYDYGNTIVYQDDQVLDNGQPIATADEYYQQASDLAQSPANEPQPADQPAAGDEWTPLGVFSLVQGEQTNSSALFQLAVNKSGEIAGNYSDVLSGSTLPVHGAVDSKTQRAAWTVGDNTTTVYETGIYNLTKEQTPVLVHFGKDRTQQWLLVRMQQPEDGDTGQ